Proteins encoded by one window of uncultured Sunxiuqinia sp.:
- the dxs gene encoding 1-deoxy-D-xylulose-5-phosphate synthase, which produces MNKPKGSILKKINSPADLRKLKPEDLTLLCDELRQFIIDEVSTNPGHLGASLGVVELTVALHYIYQTPYDQLIWDVGHQAYGHKILTGRRDIFHTNRKYKGISGFPKPAESEYDAFGVGHASTSISAALGMAVASSVKKEKDRKIVAVIGDGSMTGGMAFEGLNNAASNNSDVLIILNDNNMAIDPNVGGVSSYLLNISKSKQYNKLKNDVWDGLGKLNGFGPKARRLVQKTEGALKSYLLKESNLFESLGIRYFGPIDGHDIEYLTKVLRDLRDIQGPKLLHIITKKGKGFKLAELNQTVYHAPGKFDKTTGKIIGCECELNKPPKFQNVFGNTLIELAEKNPKIVGVTPAMPTGSSLNIMMEKMPDRAFDVGIAEPHAVTFSAGMAIQGMIPFCNIYSSFMQRAYDQIIHDVAIQNLNVVFCLDRGGLVGADGATHHGVFDLAYMRNIPNMTVSAPMDEIELRNMMYTSQHHNMGPFSIRYPRGCGCKVNWRQPFELAEVGKGRLLTEGDDLAVLTIGTTGIAASRAVKSLHKKEFSVAHYDMRYVKPLDEELLHQIFKKFKQVITIEDGVIQGGFGTAVLEFMSSNNYYSKLVRMGVPDHFVEHGTPEELHRDCGFDQKGIYNKCIELLQG; this is translated from the coding sequence ATGAACAAACCCAAGGGAAGCATACTAAAGAAGATTAACAGCCCTGCGGATTTAAGAAAGTTAAAACCGGAAGACTTAACATTGTTGTGTGACGAGCTGCGACAGTTCATTATTGATGAGGTTTCAACAAACCCTGGTCACCTCGGTGCCAGCTTAGGTGTTGTCGAATTAACAGTAGCACTTCACTATATCTACCAAACCCCATACGACCAACTCATCTGGGACGTTGGACATCAAGCGTATGGTCATAAAATATTGACTGGGCGGAGAGATATATTTCACACGAATAGAAAATACAAAGGAATCAGCGGGTTTCCAAAACCAGCAGAAAGTGAATATGATGCGTTTGGCGTAGGACATGCAAGCACTTCAATTTCAGCAGCCTTAGGAATGGCAGTGGCCTCCTCAGTAAAAAAAGAAAAAGACCGTAAAATTGTCGCCGTTATTGGTGATGGATCTATGACTGGCGGCATGGCTTTCGAAGGGCTAAACAATGCTGCATCTAATAATTCTGACGTTCTCATCATTTTAAACGACAACAACATGGCTATCGACCCCAACGTTGGCGGAGTTAGTAGCTATTTACTTAACATCTCAAAGTCGAAGCAATACAATAAACTCAAAAACGATGTTTGGGATGGACTGGGGAAACTCAACGGGTTTGGCCCCAAAGCACGTCGCTTGGTTCAGAAAACCGAAGGTGCATTAAAATCCTATCTCCTGAAAGAGTCCAATCTTTTTGAAAGTTTAGGGATCCGGTATTTTGGGCCGATTGATGGGCACGATATTGAATACCTGACTAAAGTTCTTCGCGACTTACGCGATATTCAGGGGCCAAAGCTCCTGCACATCATTACCAAAAAGGGAAAGGGATTCAAGCTGGCAGAACTGAACCAAACAGTTTACCACGCCCCCGGGAAATTTGATAAAACAACCGGCAAAATTATTGGTTGCGAGTGCGAGCTGAACAAACCTCCCAAATTTCAGAATGTATTTGGAAATACCCTGATAGAGCTTGCTGAAAAAAATCCTAAAATTGTTGGTGTCACTCCGGCGATGCCTACAGGTAGTTCGTTAAACATCATGATGGAGAAAATGCCCGATCGTGCTTTTGATGTTGGCATTGCAGAGCCACATGCGGTTACGTTTTCTGCGGGAATGGCTATTCAGGGAATGATTCCTTTTTGCAATATCTATTCTTCTTTTATGCAGCGGGCTTACGACCAAATCATTCATGATGTGGCCATTCAGAATTTAAATGTTGTTTTTTGCCTCGACCGGGGAGGATTGGTTGGTGCCGATGGAGCTACTCACCACGGGGTTTTTGATTTAGCTTATATGCGGAATATTCCGAACATGACGGTGTCGGCTCCGATGGATGAAATTGAATTGCGAAACATGATGTACACCTCTCAGCATCATAACATGGGTCCTTTTTCAATTCGCTATCCTCGCGGCTGTGGCTGCAAAGTTAATTGGAGGCAACCATTCGAATTAGCTGAAGTAGGCAAAGGACGATTGCTTACCGAGGGAGACGATTTGGCAGTGCTAACCATTGGAACCACCGGAATAGCAGCTTCGCGTGCAGTAAAGTCATTGCATAAGAAAGAATTCTCTGTTGCTCATTACGATATGCGATATGTAAAACCGCTGGATGAAGAGTTATTGCACCAGATTTTCAAGAAATTTAAACAAGTTATCACCATTGAGGACGGAGTGATTCAAGGTGGGTTTGGCACGGCTGTCTTAGAATTTATGTCATCAAATAACTATTACTCAAAGCTGGTCCGCATGGGAGTCCCCGATCATTTTGTTGAACATGGAACACCGGAAGAATTGCACCGAGATTGTGGCTTC
- a CDS encoding histidinol-phosphatase → MQGLIDYHMHSILSDGKNTFEEMVVRGIELGLDEIGFSDHVCLKPVSWAVSPIDIPVMTEQILELRDKYSDQIKVLYGVEMDYFPGKEDEIHELITSLPLDYVIGSVHFIGDWNFDTDKSLYGKWTNDELYQMYYELIQLAANSGLFDTIGHLDIIKKFRIYPESDLSELVEETLKTIKENNLVVELNTGGLDRPCAELTPNPYIVERCYRHHIPMTISSDAHSTKQITRHYETGLTLMKKVGFEKIATFENRERKMIQIL, encoded by the coding sequence ATGCAAGGTTTAATAGATTATCACATGCACAGCATATTGTCTGACGGAAAGAATACTTTTGAAGAAATGGTAGTCAGAGGGATTGAATTAGGGCTTGACGAAATTGGTTTTAGTGACCATGTTTGCCTAAAACCGGTTTCGTGGGCTGTTTCTCCAATCGATATTCCTGTTATGACTGAGCAAATTCTTGAGCTTCGTGATAAGTATAGTGATCAAATTAAAGTTCTTTATGGGGTTGAAATGGACTACTTCCCAGGCAAGGAAGATGAAATACATGAGCTAATCACAAGTCTTCCATTGGATTATGTCATTGGCTCCGTTCATTTTATAGGCGACTGGAATTTTGACACCGACAAATCACTTTATGGAAAATGGACAAATGACGAGCTATATCAGATGTATTATGAGCTGATTCAACTCGCAGCTAATTCTGGTCTATTTGACACCATTGGACATCTTGATATTATCAAGAAATTCAGAATTTATCCCGAGAGTGATTTGTCTGAGCTAGTTGAAGAAACCCTCAAAACAATCAAAGAAAACAACCTGGTTGTGGAGCTCAATACCGGAGGGTTGGATCGACCTTGCGCCGAGCTGACGCCAAATCCGTATATCGTAGAACGATGTTATCGCCATCACATTCCGATGACCATCTCATCAGACGCGCATAGCACAAAACAAATAACCAGGCATTACGAAACTGGACTGACTTTGATGAAGAAAGTTGGGTTCGAAAAAATTGCGACTTTTGAAAACCGGGAACGAAAAATGATCCAAATTCTGTAA
- the frr gene encoding ribosome recycling factor: MEEELELIIEVCKEKMEAAIDHLENELVHIRAGKASTRMLDGIVIDYYGSMTPLNQVANLSTPDARTIAIQPWEKAMIAPIEKAIMNANLGLNPENNGEIIRINVPPLTEERRKTLTKQVSQEGEKARISIRGARKEANESLKKLLKDGLSEDLEKDAELEVQQMTDNYGKKVDDLLEDKNQEILTI, translated from the coding sequence ATGGAAGAGGAATTAGAATTAATAATTGAGGTCTGCAAAGAAAAAATGGAAGCTGCCATTGATCACCTGGAAAATGAATTGGTTCATATCCGTGCTGGCAAAGCTTCTACAAGAATGTTAGATGGAATCGTGATTGACTACTACGGCAGCATGACTCCTTTAAATCAAGTAGCAAACCTGAGCACTCCTGATGCTCGAACAATTGCGATACAACCCTGGGAAAAAGCAATGATTGCTCCCATTGAAAAAGCAATAATGAATGCGAATTTAGGATTGAATCCTGAAAATAACGGTGAAATTATTCGCATAAACGTACCGCCCCTAACTGAGGAAAGGCGCAAAACACTGACTAAGCAAGTTAGCCAGGAAGGTGAAAAAGCCAGAATTAGTATTCGTGGTGCAAGAAAAGAGGCTAACGAAAGTTTGAAAAAGCTTTTGAAAGATGGCCTGTCCGAAGACCTGGAAAAAGATGCCGAATTAGAAGTACAACAAATGACTGATAATTACGGTAAAAAGGTTGACGACTTATTAGAAGATAAAAATCAAGAGATTTTAACAATATAA
- the pyrH gene encoding UMP kinase: MRKMTAYKRILLKLSGESLMGNQSYGIDQSRLNEYAEQIKEAVALGVQIGIVIGGGNIFRGLSGATQGFDRVKGDQMGMLATVINSLALNSALIAHGVKSKVLTAIRMEPVGEFYSKDKAIETLESGVVAIFSAGTGNPYFTTDTGSSLRGIEIEADAMFKGTRVDGIYTADPEKDPNATKYDKISFDQIYHQGLKVMDLTATTMCKENKLPIVVFNMDVKGNLIKVLEGENIGTLVHL, from the coding sequence ATGAGAAAAATGACGGCATACAAACGTATATTATTAAAGCTGAGTGGCGAGTCTTTAATGGGGAATCAGTCCTACGGAATTGACCAAAGCCGATTGAATGAATACGCTGAGCAAATTAAAGAAGCGGTTGCGCTTGGCGTACAAATAGGAATTGTGATTGGCGGAGGAAACATCTTCAGAGGGTTGAGTGGAGCGACCCAGGGTTTCGACCGTGTAAAAGGCGACCAAATGGGAATGCTTGCCACAGTTATCAACAGCCTGGCATTGAACTCAGCGCTAATTGCTCATGGCGTAAAATCAAAAGTACTGACCGCTATTCGCATGGAGCCGGTTGGGGAATTTTACTCGAAAGACAAAGCCATTGAAACACTGGAAAGCGGAGTTGTCGCCATTTTTTCTGCAGGAACAGGAAATCCTTATTTTACAACCGACACCGGCTCCTCCTTACGTGGAATCGAAATTGAGGCCGATGCGATGTTTAAAGGAACTCGTGTTGACGGAATTTATACGGCAGATCCTGAAAAAGACCCGAATGCCACCAAGTATGATAAGATCTCATTTGACCAGATTTATCATCAGGGATTAAAAGTAATGGATCTAACAGCGACAACCATGTGCAAGGAAAACAAGCTTCCGATTGTTGTTTTCAATATGGATGTAAAAGGAAATTTGATTAAGGTATTGGAAGGTGAAAACATCGGCACACTGGTTCATCTATAA
- a CDS encoding glycine--tRNA ligase, giving the protein MAQEDIFKKLIAHCKEYGFVFQSSEIYDGLGAVYDYGQNGVELKNNIKKYWWDSMVMLHENVVGLDSAIFMHPTIWKASGHVDAFNDPLIDNKDSKKRYRADVLIEDQLAKFEDKMNKEVAKAQKRFGDAFDEKQFRETNPRVIANQKKWDELHERFAKALNDNDLAELKQVIVDQEIVCPVSGTRNWTDVRQFNLMFGTEMGSTVDGALKVFLRPETAQGIFVNYLNVQKTGRMKIPFGIAQIGKAFRNEIVARQFIFRMREFEQMEMQFFVRPGSELEWFDKWRETRMKWHRALGFGDDNYRFHEHEKLAHYANAAVDVEYKFPFGFKEVEGIHSRTDFDLSQHQKFSGKKIQYYDPELGKSYVPFVVETSIGVDRMFLQIMSASYFEEELEDANGKKDTRVVLKLPAPLAPVKLAVMPLLKKDGLPEKAREIIDDLKFDLNCQYDEKDSIGKRYRRQDAVGTPFCVTVDHQTLEDQTVTIRYRDTMQQERLPIANLKEVVASQVNFKALFAKLK; this is encoded by the coding sequence ATGGCTCAGGAAGATATTTTTAAGAAGCTGATAGCTCATTGCAAAGAGTATGGATTCGTTTTTCAATCGAGTGAAATTTACGATGGACTTGGAGCGGTTTACGACTATGGTCAGAATGGAGTTGAACTTAAAAATAACATCAAAAAATATTGGTGGGATAGTATGGTGATGCTACACGAAAATGTGGTTGGATTGGATTCGGCTATTTTTATGCACCCAACTATCTGGAAAGCTTCCGGTCACGTCGATGCATTTAACGATCCCTTGATTGACAATAAAGATTCGAAAAAGCGCTACCGTGCAGATGTGTTGATTGAGGATCAGCTAGCCAAATTCGAGGATAAAATGAACAAGGAAGTTGCCAAGGCTCAAAAGCGTTTTGGTGATGCGTTTGACGAAAAGCAATTTCGCGAAACTAATCCCCGTGTTATAGCAAATCAGAAAAAATGGGATGAATTGCATGAGCGTTTTGCAAAGGCACTAAATGATAATGATCTGGCAGAGTTGAAGCAAGTTATTGTTGATCAGGAGATTGTGTGTCCGGTTAGCGGAACCCGAAACTGGACTGATGTTCGCCAGTTTAACCTGATGTTTGGGACTGAAATGGGATCGACCGTTGATGGCGCTTTAAAAGTTTTCCTTCGCCCGGAAACAGCTCAGGGGATTTTTGTTAACTACCTTAATGTGCAGAAAACCGGACGTATGAAAATACCTTTTGGGATTGCTCAAATTGGTAAAGCTTTCCGAAATGAGATTGTGGCTCGTCAGTTTATTTTCCGTATGCGTGAGTTCGAACAAATGGAAATGCAATTCTTCGTTCGTCCCGGATCGGAATTAGAATGGTTTGATAAATGGAGAGAAACCCGAATGAAATGGCACCGTGCTCTTGGTTTTGGCGATGACAATTATCGCTTTCATGAGCATGAGAAATTGGCTCACTATGCCAATGCTGCCGTTGATGTCGAATACAAATTTCCTTTCGGCTTTAAAGAAGTTGAAGGAATCCATTCTCGCACTGACTTTGATTTATCGCAACATCAGAAGTTCTCAGGTAAAAAAATTCAATATTACGATCCGGAACTAGGCAAGTCTTATGTGCCTTTTGTAGTTGAAACATCAATTGGTGTCGACCGCATGTTTCTGCAAATTATGTCGGCTTCGTATTTCGAAGAGGAGCTGGAAGACGCCAATGGTAAAAAAGATACTCGGGTAGTCTTGAAATTACCAGCACCTTTGGCCCCTGTAAAACTTGCCGTTATGCCATTATTGAAAAAAGACGGGCTGCCTGAAAAAGCGCGCGAAATTATAGATGATCTGAAGTTTGATTTGAATTGCCAATATGATGAGAAAGACTCGATTGGTAAACGATATCGTCGTCAGGATGCTGTTGGAACACCTTTCTGCGTTACCGTTGATCATCAAACATTGGAAGATCAAACAGTAACAATTCGTTATCGTGACACCATGCAACAAGAGCGTTTGCCAATTGCTAATCTAAAAGAAGTCGTAGCTTCTCAAGTCAATTTTAAAGCTCTGTTTGCAAAATTGAAGTAG
- a CDS encoding Gfo/Idh/MocA family oxidoreductase encodes MKNFALIGAAGYIAERHMRAVKETGNRIVATTDTFDVMGRMDSFFPEAEFFLDFNTFEKFLFEEQKTDQPIEYVSICSPNYMHAQHIQSALNNDTFAICEKPLVLYPEEIEAIEKTQLSTGKKVFNILQLRLHPTIIALREKIKNGPKDKIYDIDLTYITSRGKWYHKSWKGDIDKSGGIATNIGIHFFDMLQWIFDEVQNSTVHLYEADKAAGFLQLRNARIRWYLSLDHKDIPLEAKKRGMQTYRSISIEGDEIEFSGGFTDLHTQTYQQILSGNGFGLEDAKPCIVLTHKIRNTKPVGAIGDFHPMVIK; translated from the coding sequence ATGAAAAATTTTGCCTTAATAGGAGCTGCCGGCTACATTGCCGAAAGACACATGCGAGCAGTAAAAGAAACCGGGAACAGGATTGTGGCGACGACCGATACTTTCGACGTAATGGGGCGTATGGATAGCTTTTTCCCAGAAGCTGAGTTTTTTCTTGATTTTAATACGTTTGAGAAATTCCTATTCGAAGAACAAAAAACGGATCAACCTATTGAATACGTCAGCATCTGCTCTCCAAACTATATGCATGCTCAGCATATTCAATCGGCATTAAATAATGATACTTTTGCGATTTGCGAGAAGCCTTTGGTTCTGTATCCTGAGGAAATTGAAGCGATTGAAAAAACGCAACTTTCCACCGGAAAGAAAGTATTCAATATCTTGCAGCTTCGCCTTCACCCAACCATTATTGCCTTGCGAGAAAAGATCAAAAACGGACCGAAAGACAAAATTTACGATATTGACTTGACATACATTACCTCGCGCGGGAAGTGGTACCACAAAAGCTGGAAAGGCGACATCGATAAGTCTGGCGGCATAGCCACAAATATTGGAATTCATTTTTTTGATATGCTACAGTGGATTTTTGACGAAGTGCAAAATAGTACTGTACATTTATACGAAGCCGATAAAGCTGCCGGCTTTTTACAACTAAGAAATGCGCGTATTCGCTGGTATTTAAGTCTAGACCATAAGGATATTCCTCTCGAAGCAAAGAAACGGGGGATGCAGACATATCGATCAATATCTATTGAAGGCGACGAAATCGAATTCAGTGGAGGCTTTACCGATCTGCACACCCAAACTTATCAGCAAATTTTGTCAGGGAATGGATTCGGATTAGAAGATGCTAAACCCTGCATTGTACTGACGCACAAGATAAGAAACACGAAGCCAGTTGGTGCAATTGGCGATTTCCACCCAATGGTAATAAAATGA
- a CDS encoding nucleotide sugar dehydrogenase, giving the protein MSLKETMLQKIVESKEVVGVIGLGYVGLPLAVSFASEGVQVIGIEKSEAKATKVNAAENYISDVKDNDLTCVIEGGKLVATTDFSRLNDCDAILICVPTPLDIFKKPDISFIEDSCNSIARYMKKGTFVCLESTTYPTTTENVILPILEKQSGLKHGDDFWLAFSPERVDPGNKQFVTRNTPKILGALTDDGLEIGKAIYAKAIDSIHTVSSPRVAEMVKILENTYRLVNISLINELTLLCGKMDINIWEVIEAAATKPYGFQAFYPSPGIGGHCIPLDPFYLEHIAKKFGFDLSMIHTAGHINNMMAHRMTIKITSALNRHKKAINGSKILFLGVAYKPNIDDSRESPALKIMDEVAKKGGDVFYSDPFILEATTDEGRIYQSSEYSAKSLGEVDCVVVSTNHDVFEADFIEKNSKLIIDLRNLIKNPSDKVYKL; this is encoded by the coding sequence ATGAGCTTAAAAGAAACAATGCTTCAGAAAATTGTTGAGTCGAAAGAAGTGGTTGGAGTCATTGGCCTAGGATATGTTGGATTGCCACTAGCTGTGAGCTTTGCGTCTGAAGGCGTTCAGGTTATTGGCATTGAGAAATCAGAAGCGAAGGCCACCAAAGTTAATGCTGCTGAGAATTACATTAGCGATGTTAAAGATAACGATTTAACTTGCGTTATTGAAGGAGGGAAACTTGTCGCGACAACTGATTTTTCAAGATTGAATGATTGCGATGCGATTTTGATTTGCGTGCCGACCCCACTGGATATCTTCAAAAAACCAGATATAAGCTTTATTGAAGATTCGTGCAACTCAATAGCCAGGTATATGAAAAAAGGGACTTTTGTATGCCTGGAAAGTACAACTTACCCAACCACAACAGAAAATGTTATTCTTCCAATTTTAGAAAAGCAGTCTGGGTTAAAACATGGTGATGATTTCTGGCTGGCTTTTTCTCCCGAGCGTGTTGACCCGGGAAATAAACAATTCGTCACTAGAAACACTCCAAAAATACTGGGAGCCCTGACTGATGATGGACTGGAGATTGGGAAAGCCATTTATGCAAAAGCGATCGATTCGATTCACACCGTAAGCTCGCCACGGGTTGCCGAAATGGTTAAAATCTTGGAAAATACTTACCGGCTGGTAAATATCAGCCTGATTAATGAGTTGACTTTACTGTGTGGGAAGATGGACATCAACATTTGGGAGGTGATAGAAGCTGCAGCAACTAAACCATACGGATTTCAAGCATTTTATCCCAGCCCGGGAATTGGCGGACACTGCATACCCCTGGACCCATTCTACCTGGAGCATATCGCTAAAAAGTTTGGATTCGACCTTAGCATGATCCACACAGCCGGTCACATCAACAATATGATGGCACACCGGATGACCATCAAAATTACGTCTGCCTTAAACCGTCATAAAAAAGCGATTAACGGTAGCAAAATCCTTTTTTTGGGAGTGGCCTACAAACCGAATATCGATGATTCACGCGAATCCCCGGCTTTAAAAATTATGGATGAAGTCGCCAAAAAAGGCGGCGATGTTTTTTATTCAGATCCATTCATTCTGGAAGCTACAACCGATGAAGGTCGCATCTATCAATCTTCAGAATATTCCGCTAAGTCGTTAGGTGAAGTTGACTGTGTAGTTGTCAGCACCAATCATGACGTATTTGAAGCTGATTTCATTGAAAAAAATTCGAAATTGATCATCGATTTAAGAAACCTGATTAAAAATCCTTCTGATAAAGTATATAAGCTGTAA
- a CDS encoding acyltransferase, producing MDDLKVYFAHETACVDEGAEIGKDTKIWHFSHVMSGAQIGESCVLGQNSYVGGKAKIGNRVKIQNNVSVYDSVILEDDVFCGPSCVFTNVVNPRSFIERKAEYQETRIKRGVCIGANATIVCGVTIGEYAFIGAGAVITKDVKPYALMVGLPAIQKGWVSQSGATLNENLQCPETGEKYQVVNNQLEKENA from the coding sequence ATGGATGATCTCAAGGTGTATTTTGCTCACGAAACAGCCTGTGTAGACGAAGGTGCAGAAATTGGAAAAGACACCAAAATCTGGCACTTTAGTCATGTGATGTCTGGTGCTCAAATCGGTGAAAGCTGTGTGCTTGGTCAGAACAGTTATGTCGGCGGAAAAGCAAAAATCGGCAATCGGGTCAAAATTCAGAATAATGTGAGTGTGTACGATTCGGTGATTTTGGAAGATGATGTTTTTTGCGGCCCAAGCTGTGTGTTTACTAATGTTGTGAATCCCCGTTCTTTTATTGAACGAAAAGCGGAATACCAAGAAACCCGGATTAAGCGAGGAGTTTGCATTGGCGCCAATGCAACTATTGTGTGTGGAGTCACCATTGGAGAGTATGCTTTTATTGGAGCCGGGGCTGTTATTACTAAAGATGTTAAACCGTATGCACTGATGGTTGGATTGCCTGCCATACAAAAAGGCTGGGTAAGTCAATCTGGAGCCACGTTGAATGAAAATCTACAATGCCCGGAGACCGGTGAAAAATATCAAGTTGTCAACAATCAATTGGAAAAAGAGAACGCATGA
- a CDS encoding DegT/DnrJ/EryC1/StrS family aminotransferase — MKFNDLNKQYSAYQNEIDAAIQSVIKSTSFINGNEINLLESELADFSGAKHAITCSSGTDALLLSLMALNVQPADEIICPAFSFIASASMVSFYKARPVFVDVSPIDFNIDVTKIEEKITPQTKGIIAVSLYGQCADLDAINTIAKKYGLWVIEDGAQSFGAVYHGKRSCSITDIATTSFFPAKPLGCYGDGGAIFTNDSKLANKIKMLRSHGQKKRYVHKYIGINGRIDTIQAAILRVKLKYFENEIERRQQAAELYLQLLDGKLLLPEIAEGRESVWAQYTVMLENRDQLKENLTKLAIPTSIHYPIILPKQEAFQDDILKDDEFEVASLLSETVLSLPIHAFITEEEVKFVSKSLIESLHG; from the coding sequence ATGAAATTCAACGACCTCAATAAACAATATAGCGCTTACCAAAACGAGATTGATGCTGCTATTCAGTCTGTGATTAAATCCACTTCTTTTATCAATGGAAATGAAATTAATTTGCTGGAATCAGAGCTGGCTGATTTTTCCGGAGCGAAACATGCAATTACTTGTAGTTCAGGCACCGACGCACTTCTATTGTCACTGATGGCATTAAACGTGCAACCAGCCGACGAAATTATTTGCCCGGCTTTCAGTTTTATCGCTTCGGCATCGATGGTGAGTTTTTATAAAGCCCGCCCCGTTTTTGTAGATGTTTCTCCAATCGATTTCAATATTGATGTCACCAAAATAGAAGAAAAGATTACACCTCAGACCAAAGGAATCATTGCCGTTTCGCTATATGGGCAGTGTGCTGATTTGGATGCGATCAATACCATTGCGAAAAAGTATGGACTGTGGGTGATCGAAGATGGTGCACAATCGTTTGGAGCGGTATATCACGGCAAACGCTCTTGCTCAATTACCGACATCGCCACAACCAGTTTCTTTCCCGCCAAACCTCTGGGATGTTATGGCGATGGAGGTGCAATTTTCACGAATGATAGTAAGTTGGCAAACAAGATAAAGATGCTTCGTTCACACGGGCAAAAAAAACGCTATGTTCATAAATACATCGGAATCAATGGTCGAATTGACACCATCCAAGCGGCCATCCTTCGGGTAAAATTGAAGTATTTTGAAAACGAAATAGAAAGACGCCAACAAGCTGCCGAGCTCTATTTACAACTGCTGGACGGAAAGTTATTGCTACCTGAAATTGCTGAAGGACGCGAAAGTGTTTGGGCACAATACACAGTAATGCTGGAAAACAGAGATCAGCTCAAAGAAAATTTGACAAAACTCGCAATTCCTACTAGCATTCACTACCCAATTATTCTCCCAAAGCAAGAAGCATTTCAGGATGACATATTGAAAGACGACGAATTTGAAGTGGCTAGTTTACTTTCAGAAACGGTACTTTCTCTCCCAATTCATGCGTTTATAACCGAAGAAGAAGTTAAATTCGTGTCAAAATCTTTAATAGAATCGCTCCATGGATGA
- a CDS encoding glycosyltransferase family 4 protein, protein MKKILIITYYWPPAGGGGVQRWLKFAKYLPDYGWKPIIVAPENADYPSIDRSLEKDISEEIEVIKVPIWEPYKLFKLITGKKKEEKVNTGFLFDGKNKSWIESLSLWLRGNLMIPDPRVFWVNPVYKVLKKKIKEIQPDCVITTGPPHSVHLIGLKLQKRFQLRWIADFRDPWSTIDYLDIFKLTTFARNRQRSLEKKVLTHADLVLSVSENWKKELLELGAKNVEVVTNGYDEDDFKDYKKVDTGKFVFTYTGLITSLRNPSFLWSLLEKMCRQDQEFDSKFELRIVGSIDQQVLNEIKSLPLLGKRTKYLGYLPHDEVIKQYGEASMLLLLLNQSANAKGHIPGKLFEYVASRTPVLAIGDIGGDVARIMEECGAGEIFEEENRKEEIQQFIFERSKKRSKGNLNFYQYSRAELTKDLCLNFDRI, encoded by the coding sequence ATGAAGAAAATTTTAATCATTACTTATTACTGGCCACCAGCTGGAGGCGGTGGTGTTCAGCGATGGTTGAAATTTGCTAAATATCTGCCAGATTATGGATGGAAACCTATAATTGTTGCCCCTGAAAACGCAGATTATCCTTCAATTGATCGGTCGTTAGAAAAAGACATAAGTGAAGAAATAGAGGTAATTAAAGTGCCAATTTGGGAGCCTTACAAACTATTTAAATTAATTACTGGGAAGAAAAAAGAAGAAAAGGTAAACACCGGATTTCTTTTTGATGGCAAGAATAAAAGTTGGATTGAAAGCTTAAGTCTTTGGTTACGCGGAAACCTAATGATTCCTGATCCCAGAGTGTTTTGGGTCAATCCGGTATATAAAGTCTTAAAGAAAAAGATAAAGGAAATCCAGCCAGATTGTGTGATTACTACAGGACCGCCTCATAGCGTACACTTAATCGGGCTAAAGCTTCAAAAGAGGTTTCAGTTGAGATGGATTGCCGACTTCAGAGATCCCTGGAGTACCATTGATTACCTGGATATTTTTAAATTGACGACTTTTGCTCGTAACCGGCAACGATCGTTAGAGAAGAAAGTGCTAACCCATGCTGATTTGGTATTGAGCGTAAGTGAAAACTGGAAGAAGGAATTACTGGAATTAGGTGCAAAAAATGTAGAGGTAGTTACCAACGGCTACGACGAGGATGATTTTAAAGATTATAAAAAGGTGGACACGGGCAAGTTTGTTTTTACATACACCGGATTAATCACCTCCTTGCGAAATCCTTCATTTCTTTGGAGTTTGTTGGAAAAGATGTGTCGACAAGATCAGGAGTTTGATTCGAAGTTTGAACTGCGTATCGTCGGAAGCATTGATCAGCAAGTGCTGAATGAAATTAAAAGTTTACCATTGCTGGGGAAACGAACAAAATACCTAGGATATCTGCCGCATGACGAAGTAATCAAACAGTACGGGGAAGCATCTATGTTATTATTACTTTTGAACCAGTCGGCCAATGCGAAGGGACATATTCCTGGAAAGCTGTTTGAATATGTCGCTTCCAGAACACCTGTTTTGGCGATTGGAGATATAGGAGGAGATGTGGCCAGAATTATGGAGGAATGTGGGGCGGGGGAGATTTTTGAGGAGGAAAATCGAAAAGAAGAAATTCAGCAATTTATTTTTGAGAGGAGTAAAAAGAGGAGTAAAGGAAACCTGAATTTTTATCAATATTCACGAGCTGAGCTGACTAAAGATCTTTGTCTGAATTTCGATAGAATTTGA